The following coding sequences are from one Macadamia integrifolia cultivar HAES 741 unplaced genomic scaffold, SCU_Mint_v3 scaffold_173A, whole genome shotgun sequence window:
- the LOC122071024 gene encoding uncharacterized protein LOC122071024 yields the protein MTINSIVIQKLLSTNAHLGRRVAAHHFKVYICGSRNGIAILDSDKTLICLRNACHFIGSPIRQKGRSFFVNTNSLFDEIVEKMATRIGCINDSQWRIGGFLTNCSSPKKIRSRNKKINFGSNQQPDCVVIIDADRKSSVILEADRLQIPIASLVDSNIPLGSYKRITYPIPANDPIQLVYLFRNSITKTVLLERGRIVAMKETAGEERTHRPELLQALLDKGGLTNERKMELVPHPGRKPHFLATNPFRRLFIRGFHSTGNTLSPFLFNELIGAVAPFLHSNSSGISDTGMTENTLSPSPFNELIGAVAPFLRSNSSGISDTGMTDGNVGANSSLSGAEVIPSSGTTSTGIPPLLSFKIPKGGHLASLINDIDFDWSSLPEQSGKVVTTKPQVDHPSTATPGASAALPSAPNQGQPCEASVRIEAGAEGANQGSSSAPPSVSTDVSTPLQGHTSVSSSSESSFEIRVLMKPFPGDNEGTSVNSSIPRVAPAEASHQTPFTYNSSLEASLKNRIKKLENENCIFLLDKEKGVYWTDIKRALERAPSLREYTQLLELESGDLQIREHKHSCFSLFQQVLSQQPALAENAAYNPQEAFIDFFNEKRDELDTQLEWSMAERDRRELQLLDRVRQDIRTRGPDSIYMREILGNAANE from the coding sequence ATGACAATCAATTCTATTGTTATTCAAAAATTACTGAGTACGAACGCACATCTAGGCCGTCGGGTAGCTGCTCACCATTTCAAAGTCTATATCTGTGGTTCCAGAAACGGAATTGCTATTCTAGATTCAGATAAGACACTGATTTGTTTACGAAACGCTTGTCATTTTATAGGATCTCCCATTCGTCAAAAAGGCCGTTCCTTCTTTGTAAATACCAATTCGTTATTCGATGAGATAGTGGAAAAAATGGCGACGAGAATCGGCTGTATCAATGATTCTCAATGGAGGATCGGGGGGTTTTTGACCAATTGTTCAAGTCCGAAAAAAATCCGTTCGAGAAACAAGAAGATCAATTTCGGGTCGAACCAACAACCAGATTGTGTAGTTATTATCGATGCAGATAGAAAGTCCTCGGTCATACTTGAAGCTGATCGATTACAAATACCTATTGCATCTTTAGTGGATTCGAATATCCCATTGGGATCCTATAAAAGAATCACTTATCCCATTCCAGCGAATGATCCAATACAGCTTGTATATTTATTTCGTAATTCGATCACGAAAACAGTTCTTCTTGAACGGGGAAGAATCGTTGCGATGAAGGAGACTGCGGGAGAAGAAAGAACTCATAGACCAGAATTACTACAAGCACTTTTAGATAAAGGGGGGTTAACTAACGAAAGAAAGATGGAACTGGTTCCCCACCCAGGAAGAAAACCACATTTCCTTGCTACTAATCCATTTAGGCGCCTTTTCATCCGCGGATTTCACTCGACCGGAAACACGCTTTCCCCCTTTCTGTTCAACGAACTGATCGGGGCCGTCGCCCCATTCCTGCACTCGAATTCATCCGGCATCTCGGATACGGGGATGACAGAAAACACGCTTTCCCCTTCTCCGTTCAACGAACTGATCGGGGCCGTCGCCCCATTCCTGCGCTCGAATTCATCCGGCATTTCGGATACGGGGATGACAGATGGAAATGTGGGGGCTAATAGTAGTCTGTCGGGGGCGGAGGTGATTCCTAGTTCCGGAACGACTTCAACGGGAATACCACCCCTGCTCTCCTTTAAGATCCCGAAAGGGGGCCACCTCGCTTCTCTTATAAATGATATAGACTTCGACTGGTCTTCTCTGCCTGAACAAAGCGGAAAAGTGGTCACGACCAAACCGCAAGTTGACCACCCCAGTACCGCTACTCCGGGAGCATCCGCTGCTCTTCCTTCCGCCCCAAACCAAGGGCAGCCCTGTGAAGCTAGTGTAAGAATAGAGGCGGGAGCAGAAGGAGCAAATCAAGGATCGTCTTCAGCGCCTCCGTCTGTATCTACTGATGTTTCTACCCCTCTTCAAGGGCATACCTCGGTCTCGTCGTCTTCGGAAAGCTCGTTTGAGATACGGGTTTTAATGAAGCCTTTTCCGGGTGACAATGAGGGCACGTCGGTGAATTCTTCGATCCCAAGGGTGGCTCCCGCTGAAGCTTCGCACCAAACGCCCTTTACTTACAATAGTAGCCTCGAGGCTTCACTAAAAAATCGAATTAAAAAACTCGAGAATGAAAATTGCATTTTTCTCCTTGATAAAGAGAAGGGCGTTTATTGGACTGACATAAAAAGAGCGCTCGAGCGAGCTCCCTCTCTGAGAGAGTATACCCAATTACTCGAGCTCGAGAGTGGGGATCTCCAGATTCGAGAACATAAACACtcatgtttttctctttttcaacaAGTGCTTTCTCAGCAGCCTGCCTTGGCCGAGAATGCGGCCTACAATCCTCAAGAAGCCTTTATCGACTTCTTTAACGAGAAGCGGGACGAGCTGGACACCCAGCTCGAGTGGAGCATGGCAGAAAGAGACAGAAGGGAACTCCAATTGCTTGATAGAGTGAGGCAAGATATCAGAACCCGGGGCCCCGACTCTATCTATATGAGAGAAATACTTGGAAATGCGGCTAACGAATaa